GAGGTGTATGACTGGGTAGGGTCATCCAATAGGATGCCCTTGTACTTCACAATCCAAAGGGGATCAACTGTTGTGAAGCACACAGAGAGGGTGGAAAGCAATGAAGTCCTAGACATTTCTGAACGAGTAAGTACTTCACTGGAATTTGAGAATGGCTATAATTGTGTGTATTTCAATTTTGCTTGATATTGTCATGGCATTCCAAGGTCAACCCTTTTTAACCGTTTCATTTTAAAGAGTAACTTTAGGTCTTCTTTCCATAACATCATGGTTCTTTTTCTATCAAAACAGGATGAGGACGAAATGAAAGTGACCCTAAATAATTCTGAGGTAAGGGAGAAGAAGTAAAGGAAATTCAAAGGGACTGGAAGATTCCAGAGCCACCTATAGTACATAAATAATGACAGAAAACTGATTGAATATACAGTAGAATATACAAttaaaactagtagtaatcagaGATTGGAACATTGTGCTCAATTAGagttgttgctttataactgggatttgccTGCTTTTTCGGCTGACAACCTAATACAGACATGGTTGTACCCTCATCCTTCTGAAACTGCAACCAGCAAAACTGTCAGGCAACTTTCCACTACAATCTAGCGACTTTTGGTTGCTCATATTTCATTCGcgcttaaagtgcatatgacacgaaattttttattagcttattcgaaagatctttcaaaatgatgaagaatggcgtttattttattgtgataacacttttggttgccgagttattcacgattttggtttatgcaaattagatgactagtgacgtcacattgtggacacaaaattatgtaacaacacaaaagatggagtatctccgaagattttttctttatagaactgaaactttgtacagttgttgcaatcaccacaacgtttcatgatatttccactgtgacatttccatggcaacacaatgggctccaggccctctccatttaaaagacaaaatcagagtttttctccttcaggaagagttatttgctcttgttgtttattcagtgggtctgagctaatacggacattacacagcacaagcacaagaaagtccgttagactctagggcaacaaataaggcatttttcattttaggaaggtagaggtctggtaacgcgtatgttgctatggtgacatcataactattatcaaaatatgtagttcttgcagcacatcaaccctgaaaaatttcaaccctgtagacttagtatttgcacagatattccatattttgttattttacaacattttgtgtccacaatgtgacgtcacaagtcatctaatttgcataaaccaaaatcttgaataactctgcaaccaaaagtgctatcacaataaaataaacgccattcttcatcactttgaaagctctttcgaataagctaataaaaaatttcgtgtcatatgcactttaatgctTTGTTGTTATAATTCATGTTGTTGGTGTAATAACTTATCATATTTCTAAGGGGGAAGTATCCTTAGTGAGAATAAAAAACCATTAAAAGTTTATATTGATTACATGAAGTGGGACATAAGTTTCTCAAAATTCACACTTAAGCAGGTTGAGATAATCTAAATTCAACTTGCCAGTCCCAATCGAGCCAGGCCCTATGGGTCCATGCTCTTTGTGAGCGAGGATCTTTGCCTCTAGGTTCTTGGGACATAACATTAGGTGGTATCTAGGTTACCAATTAAGTCCAGTTACTTGTCTCCACGTTCTTAGGAGCATAATTATCATTAGGCTGTATCTAGGTTACCAATTAAGTCTGGTTTTCTGTCTCCAGGTTCTTGGGAGCATAACATTAGACCATATCTAGGTTACCAATTAAGACCGGTTTTCTGTCTCCAGGTTCTTAGGAGCATAATTATCATTCGGCTGTATCTAGGTTACCTATTAAGTCTCGTTTCCTGTTTCCAGGTTCTTGAGAGCATAACATTAGGGCATAACTAGGTTCCCAATCGAGCCAGGTCCTCTGTGTCCATGCTCTTCGTGAGCGAGGATCTTTGCCTCCAGGTTCTTGGGGGCATAACATTAGGGCATCACTAGGTTCCCAATTGAGCCAGGTCCTCTGTGTCCATGCTCTTCGTGAGCGAGGATCTTTGCCTCCAGGTTCTTGGGAGCATAACATTAGGCGGTATCTAGGTTACCAATTAAGTCCAGTTACTTGTCTCCACGTTCTTAGGAGCATAATTATAACTAGATTGTATCTAGGTTACCTATTAAGTCTCGTTTCCTGTTTCCAGGTTCTTGAGAGCATAACATTAGGGCATCACTAGGTTCCCAATCGAGCCAGGTCCTCTGTGTCCATGCTCTTCGTGAGCGAGGATCTTTGCCTCCAGGTTCTTGGGAGCATAACATTAGGGCATCACTAGGTTCCCAATTGAGCCAGGTCCTCTGTGTCCATGCTCTTCGTGAGCGAGGATCTTTGCCTCCAGGTTCTTGGGAGCATAACATTAGGCGGTATCTAGGTTACCAATTAAGTCCAGTTACTTGTCTCCACGTTCTTAGGAGCATAATTATAACTAGATTGTATCTAGGTTACCTATTAAGTCTCGTTTCCTGTTTCCAGGTTCTTGAGAGCATAACATTAGGGCATAACTAGGTTCCCAATCGAGCCAGGTCCTCTGTGTCCATGCTCTTCGTGAGCGAGGATCTTTGCCTCCAGGTTCTTGGGAGCATAACATTAGGGCATCACTAGGTTCCCAATTGAGCCAGGTCCTCTGTGTCCATGCTCTTCGTGAGCGAGGATCTTTGCCTCCAGGTTCTTGGGAGCATAACATTAGGCGGTATCTAGGTTACCAATTAAGTCCAGTTACTTGTCTCCACGTTCTTAGGAGCATAATTATAACTAGATTGTATCTAGGTTACCTATTAAGTCTCGTTTCCTGTTTCCAGGTTCTTGAGAGCATAACATTAGGGCATCACTAGGTTCCCAATCGAGCCAGGTCCTCTGTGTCCATGCTCTTCGTGAGCGAGGATCTTTGCCTCCAGGTTCTTGGGAGCATAACATTAGGGCATCACTAGGTTCCCAATTGAGCCAGGTCCTCTGTGTCCATGCTCTTCGTGAGCGAGGATCTTTGCCTCCAGGTTCTTGGGAGCATAACATTAGGCGGTATCTAGGTTACCAATTAAGTCCAGTTACTTGTCTCCACGTTCTTAGGAGCATAATTATAACTAGATTGTATCTAGGTTACCTATTAAGTCTCGTTTCCTGTTTCCAGGTTCTTGAGAGCATAACATTAGGGCATAACTAGGTTCCCAATCGAGCCAGGTCCTCTGTGTCCATGCTCTTCGTGAGCGAGGATCTTTGCCTCCAGGTTCTTGGGAGCATAACATTAGGCGGTATCTAGGTTACCAATTAAGTCCAGTTACTTGTCTCCACGTTCTTAGGAGCATAATTATAACTAGATTGTACCTAGGTTACCTATTAAGTCTCGTTTCCTGTTTCCAGGTTCTTGAGAGCATAACATTAGGGCATCACTGGGTTCCCAATCGAGCCAGGTCCTCTGTGTCCATGCTCTTCGTGAGCGAGGATCTTTGCCTCCAGGTTCTTGGGAGCATAACATTAGGGCATCACTAGGTTCCCAATCGAGCCAGGTCCTCTGTGTCCATGCTCTTCGTGAGCGAGGATCTTTGCCTCCAGGTTCTTGGGAGCATAACATTAGGGCATCACTAGGTTCCCAATCGAGCCAGGTCCTCTGTGTCCATACTCTTCGTGAGCGAGGATCTTTGCCTCCAGGTTCTTGGGAGCATAACATTAGGGCATCACTAGGTTCCCAATTGAGCCAGGTCCTCTGTGTCCATGCTCTTCGTGAGCGAGGATCTTTGCCTCCAGGTTCTTGGGAGCATAACATTAGGCCGTATCTAGGTTACCAATTAAGTCCAGTTACTTGTCTCCACGTTCTTAGGAGCATAATTATAATTAGATTGTATCTAGGTTACCTATTAagacttgttttctttttgcaggtTCTTGAGAGCATAACATTAGGGCATAACTAGGTTTCCATTCGAGCCATGTCCTCTGTGTCCATGCTCTTTGTGAGCGAGGATCTTTGCCTCCAGGTTCTTGGGAGCATAACATTAGGGCATCACTAGGTTCCCAATTGAGCCAGGTCCTCTGTGTCCATGCTCTTCGTGAGCGAGGATCTTTGCCTCCAGTTTCTTGGGAGCATAACATTAGGCGGTATCTAGGTTACCAATTAAGTCCAGTTACTTGTCTCCACGTTCTTAGGAGCATAATTATAACTAGATTGTACCTAGGTTACCTATTAAGTCTCGTTTTCTGTTTCCAGGTTCTTGAGAGCATAACATTAGGGCATAACTAGGTTCCCAATTGAGCCAGGTCCTCTGTGTCCATGCTCTTCGTGAGCGAGGATCTTTGCCTCCAGGTTCTTGGGAGCATAACATTAGGCTTTATCTAGGTAACCAATTAAGTCCGCTTTTCTGTCTCCAGGTTCTTGGGAGCATAATTATCATTAGGGTTGTATCTAGTTTACCAAAAAAGTCTAGTTTCCGGTCTCCAGGTTCTAGGAGCATAACGTTAGGTTGTATCTAGGTTACCGATTAAATCCGGTTTTCTGTCTCCAGGTTCTTGCGAGCATAACATTAGGCCCTATCTTGGTTACCAATTAAGTCTCCAGGTTCTTAGGAGTATATAATTAGGCTGTATCTAGGTTACCTGGTTTTTGGTCTCCAGGTTCTTGAGAGGATAACATTAGGCTATAACTGGGTTCCCAATTGAGCCAGGTCCTCTGTGTTTATGCTCTTTGTGCACAAGAATCTTTGTCTCCAGGTTCTTGGGAGCATAACATTAGGGCATAACTAGGTTCCCAATCGAGCCAGGTCCTCTGCGTCCATGCTCTTGAGAATATAGCACTATCTTCCTAAGTCACCAATAATGTCATCATATATTTCTGGCATTTTTTGCCAATCACatcagaaaaacaaacagattaaacaagctttaatttttttagaagttcatttttttcctgatgTAGCCATATAAATGATGTAATTGAGACCAGGTTGTATAGGGTGCCATTATTGGGTTATCAGGGGAGGTTTGCTATCCAGGTGAACTTTATCTGGACAGCATCCCTCCcttcttttccctttttcttccAGGTTTCTTTTTTGGGGCAGTTTCCAGACAGCAAAGAAGACCTCTCAGAAACAATCAATGGTAAGCCATGCAACCTTGCAACTTTAACTACCTTCTGAATGCATTATGCCAAATTACATTTTGGTTAAGTCCCTGTACTGTAGTGGTAATCACTCTTCTAAGAATTAtaaaaaatcttcaaaaaagacaaaagctaTGACAAATATTACTGTGGCACAAATATGGCACTCAGGAGCACTAAAAAATATGTGTAGCACTCTCTTGTGTTCAGTTTGAAGTTTCTCATAGAGCCCTTTTGGGACAAGCTAGATTGTAACAGAAAACAGTGCCTAAATTTAACATTGTATTACTTAGCTATGAATATTATCTCTGTGTGAATTTCAGGACAAGGCAACCTTCCCTTAGCTTTATTGCACCACTGATTTTTGTACAGGGAAGGAAAAGTTTGAGTTAGGGTTTAATACAGTACTattgaaagaatgaaaatgttTTATAGAAGTTTCCAAATTTTATGTCTCATTATTACGAATTTGGTTTTTTTACTTGATaatgtattacttttttttctttttttgtggtATACCTAGATGCATCGTCATGCCAACCACATCCCATTACTGCTTCATACAAAACTGCCTCAGTGGAATCTGCTGCTCAACTTGTATTGCCTTGTTGTACAGCATCATCCGGAAAATCCACAATTGGAGGTATGTAAGGAAGCTGCATGGGGTTCTTCATTTGGTGTCCCTCGCTTAATTAGCATGTTGAATAAAAATCAGCCACAATAACTCCATCCCCCCTTCAACCCATTGACTCTTTGTTGTGAGTCTCTTCTCaagtctaatgccagacgattttatcGCTAAAAAGGGGGCTCTTCAGGAAGCAATGGgattataaagaaaaaaagttaatggTAAAGTAATACAATTTCAAAAACCTAAtagccattttcttttgtactCTGTAGCAGCAGATTCCTCACAAGCAAAAGCACAagtcaaaaggaaaagaaaagacaatagAACCCGAAAATATAAAAGGgagaaaagaaagcaagatGACAATAATTGATAATGATTAAATAGTTCTACATATCATCATGCTTAatagcaaaaggaaaaaattcctCAATGTAATACAATGACATAAGATTTAATAATACAATTTCCACTGATTTAAATAAAGATGTTTAAAGTTATGAACTTTGTGTGCCTTCAACAAGTTGCTGCAATAATTATCCTGACTTCCTATGTTGTAAGAGGTGTCCCTTTAACCTGACATTAAACAGTTACTAAGGGAGTAGGGATGGCACAGTAGAGAGAGCACTCTGCTGCCACGGTTCAATTCTCAGACTTCCCAGATGTTACatgtagcttgagtttgtgagGTTTCTCCCCGGGGGCTCTGGCTTTaattcccctctcctcaaaaaagaACCTTTGAAAAGGTATTGATTTGATTTCAGTTGATTTTCTGTAGAGTGTCCCCAATCGGAGCTTCAACACTAAATACGTACACTTGAGACTTAAATATgggttattattgttgttattattaatatttttgagCTTTCACACTCACTGACACCTGCCCGTAAATTGTACCGGCATAAGAGCCGATGAACgaataaaaagaagtgttttgGAGCCATTAGAACGATATCGGAAGTCAGCTGGAGATATTCTCGCTTCATTCGGCAGCTTACGTACTAATATGCTATGCTGCTGCTCAAAAACCCTCAACAATATTAAAACTCAAGTTCATTATCATTAAGAGTTTGCAGGTTGAATTAGGACAACTTAAAGCTTGTTCCAACAAAAGTTAAGCAGAGTTGGTGAAAATAAACCTTACCTCCCTCTTTATCACTAACATCTCGTCTTCCAAAAATTGGCTTTGAATAAACACGCGTTCTATAAAAATGTGCCCAAATAGTCCTGCGCTAACATCTATATATGTGGTATATGACAACTTTATCGGTCGCTTTATTAAATACCGTGATAAGCCTCGGTTATATTGGTGTTGctgtgcaaaaacttgaaacaaCTCTTGGACCCGACTCTGCCCTCGTTTTGAACATCGAGTGTGTTACGAGAATCCTCGCCGAATCTCCCTCGTTTTGATCACTATCTCCTTATATCGTGTAAGGCCGTAAACGAGCTGTGCTTCGTATTGGACGAGGAACTGCGATAATAATCGGATCCTAGCGAAAGTTAGATCCTCGATTTGTAGCACAAACGAGTGATTACTCGTCTGTTCAAATCGAACTCGAGCCGAAGCTCCCCCGTTTATGACACCACGATCGAGGTGTATATCGAGTAAGTGTGATATCGAGTCGATTTCCATCGAGTCCTTTTTCCCTCGTCTCCCGGAAACCTTGACTGATCCAAACTAGCAACtcgacgacacgaagaaagcaaCACGACGAAGCAACtcgacgacacgaagaaagcaaTACAACGAAACTAGCAACtcgacgacacgaagaaagcaaCACGATGAAACTAGAAACtcgacgacacgaagaaagcaCTACGACGAAACTAGCAACtcgacgacacgaagaaagcaaTACAACGAAACTAGCAACtcgacgacacgaagaaagcaaCACGATGAAACTAGCAACtcgacgacacgaagaaagcaaTACAACGAAACTAGCAACtcgacgacacgaagaaagcaaCACGATGAAACTAGAAACtcgacgacacgaagaaagcaCTACGACGAAACTAGCAACtcgacgacacgaagaaagcaaTACAACGAAACTAGCAACtcgacgacacgaagaaagcaaCACGATGAAACTAGCAACtcgacgacacgaagaaagcaaCACGACGAAACTAGCAACtcgacgacacgaagaaagcaCTACGACGAAACTAGCAACtcgacgacacgaagaaagcaaTACGACGAAACTAGCAACtcgacgacacgaagaaagcaaTACAACGAAACTAGCAACtcgacgacacgaagaaagcaaCACGATGAAACTAGAAACtcgacgacacgaagaaagcaCTACGAAACAACGGGCAACATGACGTCATAATCAAAGCAATACGAAGACGCGAAGAGATAAGAACGACGATACGAACAGAAAATCACAACCCAACCAAGAAAGCGACGCCACGAAGAACCTGAAGAAGAGGTTTGGAGGTGTGCAGGACCGTTCGAGGCCAAAAAATCTAAATtcctattttgaaaattttggttGGCAATagttgttgctgtattaggtacCACTTCCTTGGTAGGATTTCTTTCAGATTAGGAACTGCGGAGTGGTATTGTGTTACGAAGGGCAAGATTcgtttctttgttctgtttCGTTGGAGGAGGGCTGGTGTCCTTTCTTGAAATTTCACTTCTGAGAATGTTGTTAATGAAGTTTTGCGGATAGCCTCTCTCTATAAGGTGCTTTTTAAATGTGgtaatgttttcttcaaatttttttgtttgaagagtttgttctaagGGGTCTTCGAGCTTCGCCTTTGACAAACCCTTTCTTTGATCCTGGTGGGTGACACGTTGTAAAGAACGTGTATTTGAGTGTCTCCGTTGGTTTAAAGTGCGTTTTCATGTCGTAGACTGACTCTAAAAACTATTTGGGCAACAGGGTTTTGCAGGTTGATAAGGTAACACAAAGTTATTGTTCTTCGCCCTCAATATGCTCCTCCCCTTGAAGTTCGTTGAAATTCAACATCGCCGATACATTTCGGAATTTCACATCATAAACTGCGCCCGTAAAGGGATCAAAATCTTCCAAATCTCTTGGGGATTGATGTTCCGTCTTTATCTTTATTACCCTTTCCGGTCTAGGCGGGCGGTAGGGTGAGAGGAAAAGAGGTTTCCTTAGTCTGATTCAGGGTTAGTTGCGTAGAGAATTGCCTCCATACATGAAGGATTCTTTTTCTCGTGTAAGAAATGGAAGTCATGGGACATGGTTTATCATTTCTCTAACAGGCGAAGGAGGGTAGTAAGTGTGATTTTAAAAGTTTTAAGTAGTATGACGGGACTAGAATTCACGAGAATTGATATTGACTTAACATTTTAATCCCAGTCATACTAATTTGGCGGACCACGAAGTGCTCGTCAAACTTTTCCGGCAATTATACTCGGAAAAATGTCATTGGCGAAAAATCCCCACGTGAGACACCATGTAATGTTATTGGTTTATCAAATGGACGGAGTGGTAAACACAACACAAAGGTTACATACACTTGGATGTCAATAGCTCACATCACAGATTATTAAGATAAAAATACAATGATTGCCAGCAAGGGTTTCTTTAATTTGCCACAGCGAAATAATGAGAGTACTTGACGAGAGGaaaatcatttcattttgtttatttctgGGTCCGTAGTACTTGACCCGCTCTTGCGGCTTCCCTGTCTTACAAATAGTTTATTTTGCGCGAAGGAAATATAACAAAGCTTCAAAATAACCCTGGTAGCCCGCCGTCTTCTCGGCGATTCCGCGGACAATTATTGTTAGTTAAAATCGATAAAACAAATCTAAAAACTTTtacaataaacaaaataacGTCAGTTTTTTATGCGTCTGTTCTCTAAATTGATGACAAATTAtgtcaaaacattgtcaaagtgGCTGTGGAAATCACGAGCTGCAAGCTGGCACAACAAGTCCAAAAAAGCTTTTGAAATTGCACTTTTGAGATGGTGCAAGATTTCtgctaattattattcatgatAACTTTCTTACCTATTTCTATTTCATAACACAGGTCGTAAAACTTGCCTGATATAACTACATTAACCCACAACTGGTCATTTATGCAGGGCTTCTGGTAGAGTGCGAGAACAGAAATGGGAAATGGTGCAGAAAATTTTGCCTCATAGGGCCAGAAATAGTGCGTAAAAAAGCTGAATAGAAAGGGGAGGGGAAGAATTTTGGAGAGATAAATACTGCATTGGAACCGCAAGTGCCTGCTGTGCACGAACGAATTGGTGCTCAGGCTCACACGAATTTCGCTTACAACGCCTTACCTATCTTTTGCTCATTCCTTCGAGTGTCCAAGGTTAAGTGTTGTTCCATGCATAATATcattttgcaaaaacaaagtTCACCGAACTTGTTGCGGTTTTCAAACGCTTATTTTGTGGGTAATGGGATTTTTCcccgggggggtactttaggaatttctggttggggatgtgccgctaggactctggaacccttagcctatgccagagctagtttcagctggattttgctaccctttattgacagttaataatatccagtagcgttttatgatagtcatgtatcaacgctgctgaagctgagtcgtgaaaatttaaccttgccgatttcatttgtttatgtttttgagtaacaattcctggtttccttagtctagataaaatcttcaaccaactggtcagtttcttGTAAAATGATAGCcaattctagacccaaacgctctgatttatataccctatgctagagtagaCTGcgtgaaaaccatacccttcacagcggcacatacctatatggcccatatatggcagtacccccccggcCGGCCTGgggatttttcagcaaataagcgcgaaaaaaaaaaccgaataGTGCAATTTTTGGTTACCTCGCACTTTGCCAGACGCTCTGTTTATGACTGTTGTTGTTGAGTTGAAATAGACCTGTATGTTAGAGATCAGAAAAGTTAGCTAAAACAAGATGACCCTTTCTTTGTATCCCCAGACCATGCTTTATATCCAGTCTTGTGTGACCACCAAGTAACTGATACTTCCCCAGTTCTGGAGCCCTTACGCAGTGATAATGAACTATTTGCAAAATTTTACACGGATTCTTTATAGTAAAACCCCCAGATGTTCTCAGGTGAAACATCAAAACTTGTTCAATACCCTCTAAATGTGGCAGATGGTCAATGTTGTTGAGGACCTGATCAGGAAGTGGATCCAGCAACCTGAACACCCATGCATCATGGGAACCATAGTAACGAGACCCTGGGTTACACTTATAACGATCCACTACTGGGCATAGGCTACTGTTCGCTGATGGTCCGTGTCTTGTCAGAGAAtacattgttttattatttaatatGTTTTCATCCAGGAGCTCAAATCCTTTATGCACAAAACAGTCTGCATTCATTATTATTGCAGTTTTACCTATCAAGTTCTTTGAGGCATACAGAAATGCATCTTTGTGTCTAATGCGCCTCCCAAGCATTTGAAACACCAGTTTTCCAGCCATTGTCAGATTTAGCGATTTAACATAAGAATCATGATGTTCTGACTGACTTAGAATGTGTACCTTCTCAACCTAAAAATAAAATCATCCGTCAACAAAAAATAAGTACTTTAAGTTAAAAAATGATTCTACAAAACAAGTCTGAGGAAGGTAGACATATTAATATTATCAATTACCCCTTAATTCTCACAATTTTAACCCACAGCTTTCCCTAAGATCAGCTTTTGTTTGTGATTGCTGTTCGTATCTTTACTCCACTTTTTGAAGAGACACGTAAAGTAATGCTGATACACATGTAGTGAAGAAATGCAGTCAGAGCTGGGAAAGGGGAAAGCATGAAGATCACAACAATAATAAGCTAAAGTATAAACTTTGTCCAAGAAACAGGGCTTCAACTACCTCCTAAGTTCAAAGTTTTATTAACTGGGTTCTTTTGCTTCCTTTGACTGAGCAAAATAGAAAAATCTTGCTTGTAAGACTGCATTGGTTTGAAAGCATTCGTAATTTGCTTGACAATTTTAGGATTTAACTGAGGATCTTTTAAAGGTTTAGTTGCATCATCATTTTATCTCAGTCCATGCAACATTTCACATCGAGTCAAACCAAAGAAAAGTGAGCTTTTGGCAGTTTGAAAGCCATACTAATCCCTGGCAAAccttttggtaaaaaaaattattgctgaaaataataataataataatataattttaatgataataataaacaaagtaagctatgaccctcgcagttatgaatgcaatttatgcaattgcgttgAAGCCTGAGAAATcgaggacttcaatggggtttgaacttGCGATCTCGCAATAtcagtgcgacgctctaaccaattggtcatttgtgggttgtagtgagcccgtgaggaatgcatatgaagtgatatatgagatatttcatatattgaactgcggatgtcaaatcaagtaagctatagctgcaaggatcatagcttacttgatttcattaATGCAGTTCAatattatatatgaaatatttcattcatCACTtcacaataaataaatagataactGATAATTGAAGCAAGTGGGTCACTGCTAGTTTTGATTTGATAGCAAGAGGAAGGGAAGCCTGGGCAAACTTCATTTGAGTTCAAGGCTAACTAaattgaaggaaaagaaaattgtcaCCAATGTAACTACACTGTCAAGACACATTTACTACAGTTTGCAAACCCTGCAATTTTAAATAATTCTTTgtatattaagatgatttccgcataACATTccagcaataatggcaaaaattaagttaccaaaaaaagctcttagcatggtaatattttgaataaaggtaagaagattctatcgagatttaagctctcaagctgaccccgcgagagaaaattgaacttgaagttatgcatatttcagttaaaaatggcgtttcgcgttagttgaaaacacaattcAATAACACtagcttttagcattcttacgaagtttgacattaaatttctcgagaattcTTAGGCATTTCATCGCAGGGTCACTTatagaactgaattacaatgagatgtttcaAATAGTATtaaagaagttaccgtgctgtgagtagatttttagtgaataatttttgcaagtattgctcgaactttgagcggaatccgtcttaaatacACTAAATATATAGATTTTGCTATATCCTGATCGAGAGACTGCATTAATAGCTAATGGTTTTATTACGGGCAATGAGTAAAAAGTTAAGAAACATCTGGCAAACTTTTAACTTACATGGGGGCTGAGCAAATTTTGCTGAAGGCAAAAGGTAACCTCCGTCTGTCTCTGCACTGCCCATTCATGCGTAGCATCTGAACTGTTGAAGATCGGGTACTGAATGATCACATTCATTCTGGTTCTATCTTTCTCTTCATTTTC
This window of the Acropora muricata isolate sample 2 chromosome 14, ASM3666990v1, whole genome shotgun sequence genome carries:
- the LOC136898930 gene encoding uncharacterized protein, coding for MERLFKDTAFFQEVYDWVGSSNRMPLYFTIQRGSTVVKHTERVESNEVLDISERDEDEMKVTLNNSEVSFLGQFPDSKEDLSETINDASSCQPHPITASYKTASVESAAQLVLPCCTASSGKSTIGAADSSQAKAQVKRKRKDNRTRKYKREKRKQDDNN
- the LOC136898928 gene encoding uncharacterized protein, translating into MIRPRRWFPLACAFVTMTSYCSFLMINDLLVARKPINRVQGEKKEEMLIPENEEKDRTRMNVIIQYPIFNSSDATHEWAVQRQTEVTFCLQQNLLSPHVEKVHILSQSEHHDSYVKSLNLTMAGKLVFQMLGRRIRHKDAFLYASKNLIGKTAIIMNADCFVHKGFELLDENILNNKTMYSLTRHGPSANSSLCPVVDRYKCNPGSRYYGSHDAWVFRLLDPLPDQVLNNIDHLPHLEGIEQVLMFHLRTSGGFTIKNPCKILQIVHYHCVRAPELGKYQLLGGHTRLDIKHGLGIQRKGHLVLANFSDL